In one Phyllostomus discolor isolate MPI-MPIP mPhyDis1 chromosome 8, mPhyDis1.pri.v3, whole genome shotgun sequence genomic region, the following are encoded:
- the LOC114503852 gene encoding keratin-associated protein 4-3-like isoform X2 has protein sequence MVNSCGSVCSDQGCGQGCCQETCCCPPTCCQTTCCRTTCCRPSCCGSSCCGSSCCRPACCISSCCRPSCCQTPCCRPSCCVSSCCRPSCCGSSCCRPSCCVSQLLPSVCCQTTCCRTTCCRPVCCGSSCF, from the coding sequence ATGGTCAATTCTTGTGGCTCCGTCTGCTCTGACCAGGGCTGTGGTCAAGGCTGCTGCCAGGAGACCTGCTGCTGCCCTCCCACCTGCTGTCAGACCACCTGCTGCAGGACCACCTGCTGCcgccccagctgctgtggctccagctgctgtggctccagctgctgCAGGCCTGCCTGTTGCATCTCTAGCTGCTGccgccccagctgctgccagacTCCCTGCTGCCGCCCCAGCTGCTGTGTGTCTAGCTGCTGCCGCCCCAGCTGCTGTGGTTCCAGCTGTTGCAGGCCCAGCTGCTGTGTGTCCCAGCTGCTGCCGTCAGTCTGCTGCCAGACCACCTGCTGCCGTACCACCTGCTGCCGCCCAGTCTGCTGCGGATCCTCTTGTTTTTGA
- the LOC114503853 gene encoding keratin-associated protein 9-1-like, with amino-acid sequence MIHSCCSPCYQLTCCKTTSCQPTSCGSSCCGSSYCGSSCCQPCCYRSCCGATCCRPSCCGSPCHGSSCCGQTCGESCGCQPCCHPTCCGTTCCWPSCHCHPCCVSSCCQPCPPETSFFNHLAKASVPARNLLPAFAEKQR; translated from the exons ATGATCCACTCTTGCTGTTCACCTTGCTATCAGCTTACTTGCTGTAAGACCACCAGCTGCCAGCCCACCAGTTGTGGGTCCAGCTGTTGTGGGTCCAGCTATTGTGGGTCCAGTTGTTGCCAGCCTTGCTGCTACCGAAGTTGCTGTGGGGCCACCTGTTGCAGACCCAGCTGCTGTGGCAGCCCTTGCCATGGGTCCAGCTGCTGTGGACAAACCTGTGGCGAGTCCTGTGGCTGCCAGCCTTGCTGCCACCCAACCTGCTGTGGGACCACCTGTTGCTGGCCCAGCTGCCACTGCCACCCTTGCTGTgtgtccagctgctgccagccttgcCCACCAGAGACCTCTTTCTTCAACCACTTAGCCAAAGCTTCTGTTCCTGCAAGAAACTTGCTTCCTGCATTTGCTGAGAAACAAC GCTAG
- the LOC114503855 gene encoding LOW QUALITY PROTEIN: keratin-associated protein 9-4-like (The sequence of the model RefSeq protein was modified relative to this genomic sequence to represent the inferred CDS: substituted 1 base at 1 genomic stop codon), giving the protein MFVDGYDQAFEGKQTWTQAWIQFVPVNISPTCCGSSCCCQPCCRPTCCQTTCCRTTCCQPCCRPCCVSSCCQPCCRPCCPCCQPCCRPCCVSSCCQPCCCSTPCCXPSRCRSSCCRSSFCQPVSCCPVYIHRTCYCPTCCCVPGCINYGCGSGRGQSCCCCC; this is encoded by the exons ATGTTTGTCGATGGCTACGACCAGGCCTTTGAGGGGAAACAGACTTGGACTCAGGCATGGATTCAGTTTGTCCCCGTGAACATATCG CCCACCTGCTGTGGGTCCAGCTgctgctgccagccttgctgccGCCCAACCTGCTGTCAGACCACCTGCTGCAGGACCACctgctgccagccttgctgccGCCCTTGCTGTGtgagcagctgctgccagccttgctgTCGCCCTTGCTGT ccttgctgccagccttgctgccGCCCTTGCTGTGtgagcagctgctgccagccttgctgcTGTAGCACTCCTTGCTGCTAGCCCAGCAGGTGCAGGTCCAGCTGCTGTAGGTCCAGCTTTTGCCAGCCAGTGTCCTGTTGTCCTGTGTACATCCACAGAACCTGCTACTGCCCCACCTGCTGCTGTGTGCCTGGGTGCATAAACTATGGCTGTGGATCTGGCCGTGGccagtcctgctgctgctgctgctga